Proteins from a genomic interval of Clostridium sp. 'deep sea':
- the rsmI gene encoding 16S rRNA (cytidine(1402)-2'-O)-methyltransferase, with product MSDGQLYLVATPIGNLEDISFRALRILKEVNLIACEDTRRTKQLCNYYDIKTPLLSYHEHNERDRVDLLISKLVDGENIAVVSDAGTPAISDPGTVIVKAAITNGIKIIPIPGPTAFTSALIASGLNTEGFFFAGFLPRKSKLRQELLSKLKYNEYTTIFYVSPHRYNDVIKDIVKCWDKQRDAVVARELTKVYETFLRDKIGSEAVLNYRPKGEICLVVSGSLESKTDIEQNPLNNLTVLDHYESYINRGMERKQAIKQVAKDRALKRSEVYDILFKN from the coding sequence ATGAGTGATGGTCAACTTTATTTAGTAGCAACTCCAATCGGTAATTTAGAAGATATTAGTTTTAGGGCTTTGAGAATATTAAAAGAAGTTAATCTTATTGCCTGCGAGGATACCCGAAGAACCAAACAACTTTGCAATTACTATGATATAAAAACCCCATTATTAAGTTACCATGAACATAATGAGCGTGACAGAGTAGATTTATTAATTAGCAAGTTAGTAGATGGTGAAAATATAGCAGTTGTTAGTGATGCAGGAACCCCTGCTATAAGTGATCCAGGAACAGTTATTGTAAAAGCAGCTATAACTAACGGAATAAAAATTATTCCTATACCTGGACCTACAGCATTTACTTCAGCCTTAATAGCCTCTGGATTAAACACAGAAGGATTTTTCTTTGCTGGATTTTTACCAAGAAAATCTAAATTAAGACAAGAGCTATTGAGCAAGTTGAAATACAATGAGTATACAACAATTTTTTATGTTAGTCCCCATCGCTATAATGATGTGATAAAAGATATTGTGAAATGTTGGGATAAACAAAGAGATGCTGTTGTGGCTCGAGAATTAACAAAAGTATATGAAACATTTTTAAGAGATAAAATTGGTAGCGAAGCTGTTTTGAATTACAGGCCTAAAGGAGAAATTTGTTTAGTTGTATCAGGTAGTTTAGAGAGTAAAACAGATATAGAGCAAAATCCCTTAAACAACTTAACTGTGTTAGACCACTATGAGTCTTATATAAATAGGGGAATGGAGAGAAAACAAGCCATAAAGCAGGTTGCAAAAGATAGAGCATTAAAGCGAAGCGAAGTATATGATATTTTGTTTAAAAACTAG
- a CDS encoding AbrB/MazE/SpoVT family DNA-binding domain-containing protein: protein MKATGIVRRIDDLGRLVLPIELRRVMGIEIKDYVEIYVDDESIILKKYAPACIFCGSADNMENYMGRRVCKDCIAKMSENL from the coding sequence ATGAAAGCAACAGGAATCGTTCGTCGTATTGATGATTTAGGTCGTCTAGTATTACCAATCGAATTACGTCGTGTTATGGGTATTGAAATTAAAGACTACGTTGAAATTTACGTAGACGATGAGAGCATTATACTTAAGAAATACGCTCCAGCGTGCATCTTCTGTGGTTCTGCTGACAACATGGAAAACTACATGGGTCGCAGAGTTTGTAAAGATTGTATTGCTAAGATGTCTGAAAATCTATAA
- a CDS encoding TatD family hydrolase, producing MVLIDTHLHLNDKRFQGDVREVIERAQGAGIKHMINVGSDVFSSKLAVKQANDYCGVYAAVGIHPHSASSSNDETLTELIELLPNKKVVAWGEIGLDYHYDFSPRSKQRESFITQLDIAEMYKYPVIIHNRESHEDMIKILNSRQKPITGVMHCFSGSVEMAKQILDLGMYISLAGPLTFKNARKLPDVVKFVPLDRLLIETDSPYLAPVPYRGKRNEPVYVLEVAKKIAQIKGIELDAVASNTTENAYKLFRLDEKINA from the coding sequence ATGGTTTTAATAGACACTCATTTACATTTAAACGACAAAAGATTTCAAGGCGATGTTAGGGAAGTAATCGAGCGAGCACAGGGTGCTGGCATTAAGCATATGATAAATGTTGGCTCAGACGTTTTTTCTTCTAAACTCGCAGTAAAACAAGCAAATGATTATTGTGGTGTTTATGCAGCAGTGGGCATACATCCTCATAGTGCAAGTAGCTCAAATGATGAAACTCTAACAGAACTAATAGAGCTATTACCAAATAAAAAAGTAGTAGCCTGGGGAGAAATTGGTCTTGATTACCACTATGATTTTTCACCTAGAAGTAAACAGAGAGAATCATTTATAACTCAGTTGGATATTGCAGAGATGTATAAATATCCAGTAATTATACACAATAGAGAATCTCATGAAGATATGATTAAGATACTAAACAGCAGGCAAAAACCAATAACTGGAGTTATGCATTGTTTTTCTGGCTCTGTAGAAATGGCTAAACAAATATTGGATTTAGGAATGTACATTTCTCTAGCTGGACCACTTACCTTTAAAAATGCACGTAAGTTACCAGACGTAGTTAAGTTTGTGCCGCTAGATAGACTATTAATTGAAACAGATAGTCCCTATTTAGCACCAGTTCCTTATAGAGGTAAACGAAATGAACCTGTATATGTTTTAGAAGTAGCAAAAAAAATAGCTCAAATAAAAGGCATAGAACTTGATGCAGTTGCAAGTAATACTACAGAAAATGCCTATAAGCTCTTTAGATTGGATGAAAAAATTAATGCCTAA
- the rsmA gene encoding 16S rRNA (adenine(1518)-N(6)/adenine(1519)-N(6))-dimethyltransferase RsmA, with the protein MKKLMPNLLSINTVKDLMQRHEMKFSKGLGQNFLVDRPALQKIVKSANPQPEDIVLEIGPGVGTLTNELCKQVKQVYAVEIDQRLMPILAETLADFNNVKVHLGDILKTDLRGLISYSSHEPLKVIANLPYYITTPTIFRLLESEISWDRMVFLVQREVAERLAAKHGSKLYGASSVNIQARAKVFISGIVKPGCFIPRPKVDSAIIVIEPKKELLDPQLDFKLLKSVVQKAFSQRRKKLFNSLSTKGELVLTKELWRNIFLQCNIEESVRAEQLTVDKFIELAKCVASSQN; encoded by the coding sequence ATGAAAAAATTAATGCCTAATTTATTGTCTATTAACACTGTAAAAGATTTAATGCAACGGCATGAGATGAAGTTTAGTAAGGGTTTGGGGCAAAACTTTCTCGTGGATAGACCTGCCTTACAAAAAATAGTTAAGAGTGCCAATCCCCAGCCGGAAGACATTGTTTTAGAAATAGGGCCTGGTGTTGGAACCCTTACTAATGAGTTATGTAAACAGGTAAAACAGGTATATGCTGTTGAAATAGACCAGCGATTAATGCCCATATTAGCTGAAACATTAGCTGATTTCAATAATGTTAAAGTTCACTTAGGAGACATTTTAAAAACAGACTTAAGAGGGTTAATAAGCTATTCATCACATGAACCATTAAAAGTTATTGCAAACCTTCCATATTATATAACGACACCAACTATTTTTCGATTGTTAGAGAGTGAAATAAGTTGGGATAGAATGGTTTTTTTAGTTCAGAGAGAAGTAGCTGAAAGATTAGCAGCTAAACACGGATCAAAACTATATGGTGCATCTTCGGTTAATATTCAAGCAAGAGCTAAAGTATTTATTTCAGGAATTGTAAAACCTGGTTGTTTTATACCACGTCCAAAGGTAGATTCTGCTATAATTGTTATTGAGCCCAAAAAAGAGCTATTAGACCCACAACTAGATTTTAAATTGCTTAAATCTGTAGTTCAAAAGGCCTTTTCTCAAAGACGTAAAAAATTATTTAACTCCTTATCTACTAAAGGAGAATTAGTCCTTACAAAAGAGTTATGGAGAAATATCTTTCTGCAATGTAATATAGAAGAGTCGGTAAGAGCCGAGCAACTTACGGTAGATAAGTTTATAGAGTTAGCAAAATGTGTGGCTAGTTCACAAAACTAA
- the argR gene encoding arginine repressor — protein MKGKRQTTILEIIREKEIETQEGLLTELHNRGCIVTQATVSRDIKELGLVKLKGSTGRYYYSQVTDQQPGNVTDRLLRLLRSSIISVDYVRNMVVVKTITGTANAAAEALDSLEDNTVLGSLAGDNTVLVILSSDEVAPYYVNRLQQLIK, from the coding sequence GTGAAAGGCAAACGGCAAACAACAATTTTAGAGATAATAAGAGAAAAAGAAATTGAAACTCAAGAAGGTTTATTAACAGAGTTACATAATAGAGGTTGTATAGTTACTCAGGCAACTGTAAGTAGAGATATTAAAGAGTTAGGTTTAGTAAAACTTAAAGGAAGTACGGGTAGATACTACTACTCACAAGTAACTGACCAGCAACCAGGCAATGTAACTGATAGATTACTGAGATTATTAAGAAGCTCAATAATTAGTGTTGATTATGTGAGGAATATGGTAGTAGTAAAAACTATTACAGGTACTGCTAATGCAGCAGCAGAGGCTTTAGATAGCTTAGAGGATAACACTGTATTAGGATCTTTAGCTGGAGACAATACTGTATTAGTCATTTTAAGTAGTGATGAAGTAGCCCCATATTATGTAAATAGGCTTCAACAACTAATTAAATAA
- a CDS encoding Veg family protein translates to MALKDIRLDLENHLGSRIKLKANRGRKKTIVREGILERTYPHVFTVRLDENNSSIPRVSYSYIDILTSSIELEYLDN, encoded by the coding sequence ATGGCACTTAAGGACATACGATTGGATTTAGAAAACCATCTAGGAAGCAGGATAAAACTAAAAGCAAATCGTGGACGTAAAAAAACAATAGTTCGCGAAGGTATACTAGAACGAACCTACCCGCATGTGTTCACTGTACGTTTGGATGAAAACAATTCATCTATTCCCCGCGTATCGTATAGTTATATTGACATATTGACATCAAGTATTGAATTAGAATATTTAGATAATTAG
- a CDS encoding L,D-transpeptidase family protein: MVIVAIRSWRRLYVYIGNKITQSYPIAVGKPSTPTPLGVYRIINKAEDPGGPYGSRWMGLSISGYGIHGTNNNTSIGKSISMGCIRMYNTDVEYLYNSTAINTKVGIIKTPEDLPSGYEMPPGQPYRVKSGDTLAYLANKFNTTIESIVTYNHLHNTKNEIYVGQSLIIV; this comes from the coding sequence ATGGTAATAGTTGCTATTAGAAGCTGGCGGCGTTTATACGTTTACATAGGTAACAAGATAACGCAATCCTACCCAATAGCTGTAGGAAAGCCTAGTACACCAACACCTTTAGGAGTTTATAGAATTATAAACAAAGCAGAAGATCCTGGTGGACCATATGGATCTCGGTGGATGGGTCTTAGTATTAGTGGTTATGGCATTCATGGCACAAATAATAATACCTCTATAGGAAAAAGTATTTCTATGGGATGTATTAGAATGTACAATACTGATGTAGAGTATTTATATAATTCAACGGCAATTAATACAAAAGTTGGTATAATAAAAACACCTGAAGATTTACCTTCTGGTTATGAAATGCCACCAGGTCAACCCTATAGGGTAAAATCTGGTGATACCTTGGCTTATCTAGCTAATAAATTTAATACCACAATAGAAAGCATAGTCACTTATAATCATTTACATAACACTAAAAATGAAATTTACGTTGGTCAGTCACTCATCATAGTATAG
- a CDS encoding cyanophycinase: MNDSGLLLIIGGAEDHKGECVILKEFIRLAGGRGANIAILAVATQNQLRSEHMYSHIFRKLGAGSCKALHILDRSDANTYDLQSELEHIDGIFITGGDQLRITTMLGGTNLYYALHELHAKGTIIAGTSAGASVMSEIMILDGESDKPPTKQTVSLSPGLGLLEGIVIDQHFAQRGRLGRLLSIVAYNPHILGIGIDENTAVIVDDVSGEMKVIGEGAVTILDGKDIEFSNVATVSASQTLAVAGCKLYTLPCKYHFDLRSRKAINTRHLKEDN, encoded by the coding sequence ATGAACGATAGTGGACTGTTGCTTATTATTGGTGGTGCGGAAGACCACAAAGGTGAGTGCGTTATTTTAAAAGAATTTATTAGGCTCGCAGGGGGTAGAGGTGCTAATATTGCTATTTTAGCAGTTGCTACCCAAAACCAGTTAAGATCAGAGCATATGTATAGTCATATATTTAGAAAACTTGGTGCGGGAAGTTGCAAAGCCCTTCATATTCTAGATAGAAGTGATGCTAATACTTATGACTTACAAAGTGAATTAGAGCATATAGATGGCATTTTTATTACGGGTGGAGACCAGCTAAGAATTACAACTATGTTAGGAGGAACAAACCTTTATTATGCATTACATGAGCTACATGCCAAAGGCACTATTATTGCCGGCACAAGTGCAGGTGCCTCAGTAATGAGTGAGATAATGATATTGGATGGTGAGAGTGATAAACCTCCAACAAAACAAACAGTAAGTCTATCTCCCGGACTAGGTCTGTTAGAGGGAATTGTAATTGATCAACATTTCGCCCAAAGGGGGCGATTAGGTCGCCTATTATCGATTGTAGCCTATAACCCCCATATTTTAGGTATTGGGATAGACGAAAATACAGCGGTAATAGTAGATGATGTTAGTGGTGAAATGAAAGTTATTGGTGAGGGTGCTGTGACAATTTTAGATGGTAAAGACATTGAGTTTTCAAATGTAGCAACAGTATCAGCAAGTCAAACCTTGGCAGTTGCTGGTTGTAAACTTTACACGTTACCTTGTAAATATCATTTTGATCTAAGATCACGAAAAGCTATTAATACTAGGCATTTGAAGGAGGATAACTAG
- the cphA gene encoding cyanophycin synthetase — protein sequence MRIESVSLIEGKNIDSHFPVVVMQLNLEEYAEVTTKDIGVSFINRLVKLLPGLNEHKCSKGYVGGFVERLQEGTLLGHVVEHIALELQEMLGVGTYYGKTRRVSQGIYNIIYEYKAAVAAEKIAYVSVDIVKRLLKNDEPNINNIINELKDIIEKTELGPSTKAIVTAAQKRNIPVTRLDNNSLIQLGYGAKSVKIQATLTEKTSCIAVDIACDKDLTKKRLRYAGLPVPYGAVCENVEQALDFHNNLLQPIVIKPVDGNQGKGVSLNLTTSQAITEAFKLAKKYCNEVLVEKYIEGNHYRCAVVDGKLIAVSWRIPAHVIGDGLHSITELIDIENLNPLRGNYHEKPLTKLKYDPIVKQVLKRQKLNIKSVPEKGKQVFLRENANLSTGGIAYDVTDMIHPDNKRLVESAVKIIGLDVAGIDIVLDDIENSYEEYGGAIIEINAAPGLRMHHYPAKGESRDVASAIVDYLFPNKETGRIPLVSVTGTNGKTTTVRLIAHMLANKYDKVGYTTSDGIYINEQRILTGDTTGPISTKNLLERKEINAAVLELARGGILRGGLAYDYSDVAVVTNVGYDHIGQDGILSRWELADLKALTLEAVNQNGYAVINADDAFETTMTKSSRCKIIYFSLKSNNSVVVEHINCGERAVIVKDNKIIYYSNREERTLVDVKSIPITFNGKAKHNIANILAAVAVGISLNLTDTEMIKAIRSFKPNIINNPGRQTIIEMPDGKTIMIDYAHNQLGLESLASFAKNLNYNKIIGVICGPGDRTAEQLIEMGRIVAKGFDKVVFKEDKDNRGRKQGDTAALLLEGYYLEKPNGFANIIEEETKAIEHAINLASKNDLIIINYEKLADCLKSINIAYNRIYDKKQKNLIAGA from the coding sequence GTGAGGATTGAATCAGTTTCTTTAATTGAAGGAAAGAACATAGATAGCCATTTTCCAGTAGTAGTTATGCAACTAAATCTCGAGGAATATGCTGAGGTTACAACTAAAGATATTGGTGTCAGCTTCATTAATAGGCTTGTAAAGCTATTACCAGGATTAAATGAACATAAATGCAGTAAAGGTTATGTAGGTGGATTTGTTGAAAGGCTACAAGAAGGTACTCTATTAGGCCATGTTGTTGAACACATCGCTTTAGAATTGCAGGAAATGTTAGGTGTGGGTACTTACTATGGTAAAACCAGAAGAGTCTCACAAGGTATTTATAATATTATATATGAGTATAAAGCTGCCGTTGCTGCCGAAAAAATAGCCTATGTTTCAGTAGACATTGTTAAGAGACTGTTAAAAAATGATGAACCTAATATTAATAACATTATAAACGAGTTAAAGGATATTATAGAAAAAACAGAGTTAGGGCCAAGTACTAAAGCAATAGTTACTGCTGCTCAAAAACGCAATATTCCTGTTACTCGTTTAGATAATAATAGCTTAATTCAGTTAGGATATGGGGCTAAATCAGTTAAAATTCAGGCTACTTTAACAGAAAAAACTTCATGTATTGCTGTGGATATTGCTTGTGATAAGGACCTTACAAAAAAACGCTTAAGGTATGCTGGATTACCTGTTCCTTATGGGGCTGTGTGTGAGAATGTTGAACAAGCTCTAGATTTTCATAATAATCTATTACAGCCTATTGTTATTAAGCCAGTTGATGGCAATCAAGGTAAAGGGGTCAGCCTAAATTTAACCACTAGTCAAGCTATTACTGAGGCTTTTAAACTAGCTAAAAAATACTGTAATGAGGTATTGGTAGAGAAGTATATTGAGGGCAATCATTATCGATGTGCAGTTGTAGATGGAAAACTTATTGCTGTTTCATGGAGAATACCAGCCCATGTTATTGGAGACGGACTACATAGTATAACAGAGCTTATAGATATTGAAAATCTTAATCCTTTGCGAGGTAATTACCATGAAAAACCACTTACTAAATTAAAATACGATCCAATTGTAAAACAAGTACTTAAAAGACAAAAGCTAAACATTAAAAGTGTTCCTGAAAAAGGTAAGCAGGTCTTTTTAAGAGAGAATGCTAATCTAAGTACTGGTGGCATCGCTTATGATGTAACTGATATGATACACCCTGATAATAAGAGATTAGTAGAATCCGCTGTAAAAATTATTGGACTAGATGTAGCAGGAATAGATATTGTATTAGATGATATAGAAAACTCCTATGAAGAGTATGGAGGGGCTATTATTGAAATAAATGCAGCCCCAGGTTTAAGAATGCACCATTACCCAGCAAAAGGTGAATCTCGTGATGTTGCTTCGGCTATAGTTGATTACTTATTTCCTAATAAAGAAACAGGTAGAATTCCCTTGGTCTCTGTTACGGGTACCAATGGTAAAACAACAACAGTAAGATTAATTGCTCATATGTTAGCTAATAAATATGACAAAGTTGGTTATACAACATCTGATGGAATATATATTAATGAACAGCGGATTCTTACTGGAGATACAACGGGCCCTATCAGCACAAAAAACCTCTTAGAACGCAAGGAAATAAATGCAGCAGTACTAGAGTTAGCTAGAGGCGGTATTTTAAGAGGTGGTTTGGCTTATGACTATAGTGATGTAGCTGTTGTTACCAATGTAGGTTATGACCATATTGGGCAAGATGGAATCCTGTCACGCTGGGAGTTAGCAGACTTAAAAGCATTGACACTAGAAGCTGTTAATCAAAATGGTTATGCAGTTATTAACGCCGATGATGCTTTTGAGACTACTATGACAAAATCTAGTAGGTGTAAAATAATATATTTTAGTCTCAAATCTAATAACAGTGTTGTTGTAGAACATATAAACTGTGGTGAAAGAGCTGTAATTGTAAAGGATAATAAAATCATTTATTATAGTAATAGAGAAGAGAGAACTCTGGTAGATGTTAAGAGCATTCCGATTACGTTTAATGGAAAAGCTAAACACAATATTGCTAATATTTTAGCTGCTGTAGCCGTTGGTATATCATTAAACTTAACAGATACAGAAATGATAAAGGCTATTCGCAGCTTTAAACCAAATATAATCAATAATCCTGGTAGGCAAACTATTATTGAAATGCCTGATGGTAAAACTATAATGATTGACTACGCTCATAATCAGCTTGGATTAGAATCACTTGCTAGTTTTGCTAAAAACCTTAATTACAATAAAATAATAGGTGTTATTTGTGGACCAGGAGATAGAACGGCAGAACAGCTGATTGAAATGGGTAGAATAGTTGCTAAGGGCTTCGATAAGGTAGTATTTAAAGAAGATAAGGATAATAGAGGTAGAAAACAAGGCGATACAGCTGCTTTACTACTTGAAGGGTATTATTTAGAGAAGCCAAATGGATTTGCTAATATCATTGAAGAGGAGACAAAAGCAATAGAGCATGCTATAAACCTTGCTAGTAAAAACGACTTAATTATTATTAATTATGAAAAATTGGCAGATTGCCTTAAGTCTATCAATATCGCGTATAACCGTATTTATGATAAAAAGCAAAAAAACTTAATAGCAGGTGCATAG
- the ispE gene encoding 4-(cytidine 5'-diphospho)-2-C-methyl-D-erythritol kinase — protein MAKYVNIKAPAKLNLGLNITGIIENQYHTIDTIFISVDLYDSIKLTLSDKISVKCKHCLVPNDSNNIAYKAAELLRKQYSVNKGVEIIIDKKIPVGGGMAGGSSNAAAVLRALPLLWNINVDIIQLKQIALSLGADVWYCYIGGIQRGQGIGSELTSINSNISLKLAILPQPWSFNTAAVFKAYDNLKIKQNINVSAIKEAILKQDVKKLNEKLGNSLELAVSSIEPSLLTILKNLRNYGLNVQMTGSGSTLYLVLSSENDIIKLNKYYNGKVIVCNLLPILPKAKLYTI, from the coding sequence ATGGCTAAGTATGTAAACATTAAAGCACCAGCAAAACTGAATTTGGGATTAAATATTACGGGGATAATAGAAAATCAATACCATACAATTGATACAATCTTTATATCGGTAGATTTATACGACAGTATTAAATTAACATTAAGTGATAAAATATCAGTTAAATGTAAACACTGCTTGGTTCCTAATGATAGTAATAACATAGCCTATAAAGCTGCTGAACTATTAAGAAAACAATACTCAGTAAACAAGGGTGTTGAAATAATTATAGACAAAAAAATTCCAGTGGGTGGAGGTATGGCAGGGGGTAGCTCTAATGCCGCCGCTGTGTTGCGTGCTTTACCACTTTTGTGGAATATAAATGTTGATATAATACAATTGAAACAAATAGCCCTGTCTCTTGGAGCTGATGTTTGGTATTGTTATATAGGTGGTATCCAAAGAGGGCAAGGTATTGGTAGCGAATTAACTTCTATTAATAGCAATATATCACTAAAGCTGGCTATTTTGCCTCAACCGTGGTCTTTTAATACCGCAGCTGTATTTAAGGCGTATGATAACTTGAAAATAAAGCAAAATATAAATGTAAGTGCTATAAAAGAGGCAATTTTAAAACAAGATGTAAAAAAACTTAATGAAAAACTTGGCAATTCTTTAGAACTTGCAGTATCTAGTATAGAACCAAGCCTTCTAACTATACTAAAAAACCTTAGAAATTATGGGCTAAATGTACAAATGACTGGTAGTGGTAGTACTTTGTATCTAGTACTTAGTTCTGAAAATGATATAATAAAACTTAATAAATATTATAATGGTAAGGTAATAGTTTGTAATTTACTGCCTATATTGCCTAAAGCAAAACTTTACACAATATAA
- a CDS encoding GntR family transcriptional regulator, giving the protein MSEKKLHLELNSYKPLREIVFEVIRESILNGRFAPGERLMETQLAEELGVSRTPVREAIRKLELEGLVVMVPRRGAYVASMSVRDISETFEIRAALEGLAAKLAVEKITTDELEAMELTVLRMSKCIDSGDLTELIDIDEEFHDILVRASRNERLTQMISLLREQIKRFRRASLSTLGRQSLILGEHRQILEAIAERDDNRSQRLVEEHIANAEDSLLNVVRNNQGKK; this is encoded by the coding sequence ATGTCAGAAAAAAAACTTCATTTAGAACTAAACAGTTATAAACCCTTAAGAGAGATAGTTTTTGAAGTAATTAGAGAGTCTATTTTAAACGGTCGTTTTGCCCCAGGTGAGAGGCTAATGGAAACCCAGTTAGCTGAGGAGCTTGGTGTGAGTAGAACTCCTGTAAGAGAGGCTATTCGTAAGTTAGAACTAGAAGGACTAGTTGTAATGGTTCCCCGAAGAGGTGCTTATGTAGCTAGTATGAGTGTTAGAGATATCTCAGAAACATTTGAAATTAGGGCAGCACTAGAGGGTTTGGCAGCTAAGTTAGCTGTTGAAAAAATTACAACAGATGAGTTAGAAGCGATGGAGTTAACAGTGCTTAGAATGAGTAAGTGTATTGATAGTGGTGATTTAACAGAACTCATAGACATTGATGAAGAATTTCACGATATTTTAGTTAGAGCTAGTCGTAATGAAAGATTAACTCAAATGATAAGTTTGTTAAGAGAGCAAATAAAAAGATTTAGAAGAGCTAGCCTTTCTACTTTAGGTAGACAAAGTCTTATTTTGGGTGAGCATCGACAAATCTTAGAAGCAATTGCTGAAAGAGATGACAATAGGTCACAGCGTTTAGTAGAAGAGCATATTGCAAATGCTGAAGATAGTTTGTTAAACGTAGTACGTAACAATCAAGGAAAAAAGTAA
- the purR gene encoding pur operon repressor has translation MNTDKWKRSERVGALIEMLTTSPGKLFSLGQFSDFFNAARSTISEDLTLTRQVLRKIGRGHIETIAGPAGGVKYLPEVAEWRRTELLNRLREQLTNPERILPGNYIYMTDCIYDPKVCNILGEIFASYFYDNAPDAVVTVETKGIPLAMATAYYLNVPVIAARRDHLITEGTSVSINYVSGSSRSIQTMSLARRSLSPGKRILIIDDFMRAGGTIKGLKELMSEFEATVVGVGVLLTTSSPTKKLINNYISMLVLEDVDTVNNKIIMNVSPFCENN, from the coding sequence TTGAACACAGATAAATGGAAAAGAAGTGAGCGAGTTGGGGCATTAATTGAAATGCTTACAACATCTCCAGGCAAGTTGTTCTCTTTAGGACAGTTCTCAGATTTTTTTAATGCTGCTAGGTCAACTATTAGTGAGGATTTAACTTTAACTAGGCAGGTTTTAAGAAAAATAGGAAGAGGACATATCGAAACTATTGCTGGGCCAGCAGGGGGAGTTAAATATTTACCAGAAGTAGCAGAATGGCGTAGAACAGAGCTTTTAAATAGGCTAAGAGAACAACTTACTAATCCTGAACGAATATTGCCAGGAAACTATATTTATATGACTGATTGTATATATGACCCTAAAGTTTGCAATATACTTGGTGAAATATTTGCTTCTTACTTTTATGATAATGCCCCTGATGCTGTTGTTACTGTAGAAACAAAAGGTATTCCCTTAGCTATGGCAACTGCCTACTATCTAAATGTTCCTGTTATTGCAGCGAGAAGAGATCATCTAATTACAGAGGGAACATCAGTTAGTATTAATTATGTTTCTGGTTCATCCCGAAGTATTCAAACCATGTCATTGGCAAGACGCTCATTATCACCAGGAAAAAGGATTTTAATTATTGACGACTTTATGAGAGCTGGTGGTACTATTAAAGGATTAAAGGAATTAATGTCAGAATTTGAGGCTACAGTTGTAGGAGTAGGTGTATTATTAACAACTTCTAGTCCTACTAAAAAATTAATAAATAACTACATTTCGATGTTAGTTTTAGAAGATGTTGATACTGTAAATAATAAAATAATCATGAATGTATCCCCTTTTTGCGAAAATAATTAA
- the spoVG gene encoding septation regulator SpoVG, with the protein MQVTEVRIRRVNNTGRMRAIASITIDDQFVVHDLRIIEGNNGLFVAMPSRKTSNGEFKDIAHPICTEMRQHIHDQIMAEYERENASEQ; encoded by the coding sequence ATGCAAGTTACAGAAGTTCGAATTCGCAGGGTAAATAATACAGGCAGAATGCGTGCAATAGCTTCTATAACAATCGACGATCAGTTTGTGGTTCATGATTTGCGAATCATAGAAGGTAACAATGGATTATTTGTTGCAATGCCAAGTCGTAAAACATCTAATGGCGAATTCAAAGATATTGCACATCCTATTTGTACCGAAATGAGGCAACATATTCATGATCAGATCATGGCTGAATATGAACGTGAGAATGCTTCAGAGCAGTAA